A single region of the Pelobates fuscus isolate aPelFus1 chromosome 4, aPelFus1.pri, whole genome shotgun sequence genome encodes:
- the ETV1 gene encoding ETS translocation variant 1 isoform X4 has protein sequence MLQELSASVFFPPCSQHRTLAQVPDNDEQFVPDYQAENLAFHGVPLKIKKEPHSPCSELNTACSQEQPFKFSYGEKCLYNVSAYDQKPQVGMRPSNPPTPSSTPVSPLHHASPGANQTPKPDRLFPTHLPPSQPIPDNSYSMDHRFRRQLSEPSNSFPPLPAMPREGRPMYQRQMSEPSIQFPPQGFKQEYHDPVYEHNTMVGNAPNQTFPPPLMIKQEPRDFAYDSEVPSCHSIYMRQEAYLTHPGGAEGCMFEKGPRQFFDDTCVVPEKFDGDIKQEPGLYREGPTYQRRGSLQLWQFLVALLDDPANSHFIAWTGRGMEFKLIEPEEVARRWGIQKNRPAMNYDKLSRSLRYYYEKGIMQKVAGERYVYKFVCDPEALFSMAFPDNQRPLLKTDMERHINEEDTVPLSHFDENMTYIQDGGYCNTHPYNEGYVY, from the exons TGGCTTTTCATGGTGTTCCACTAAAGATCAAGAAGGAACCACACAGTCCCTGCTCAGAACTGAACACTGCTTGCAGTCAAGAACAGCCATTCAAGTTCAGCTATGGGGAAAAGTGCCTGTACAATGTCAG TGCCTATGATCAGAAACCACAAGTTGGAATGAGGCCCTCTAACCCACCAACACCTTCAAGCACTCCTGTGTCCCCACTACACCATGCATCACCCGGTGCCAATCAGACTCCAAAACCAGACCGACTCTTCCCTACTCACCTTCCACCATCCCAACCCATCCCAGACAACAGCTATTCTATGGACCATAG ATTTCGCCGGCAGCTTTCTGAACCGAGCAATTCTTTCCCACCACTGCCTGCAATGCCAAGGGAAGGCAGACCTATGTACCAACGACAGATGTCAGAGCCAAGCATTCAGTTTCCTCCGCAAGGATTTAAACAAGAATACCACGATCCAGTTTATGAACATAACACTATGGTTGGAAATGCACCCAATCAAACGTTCCCTCCACCACTCATGATAAAACAGGAACCTAGAGATTTTGCTTACGACTCAG AAGTGCCTAGCTGTCATTCCATTTATATGAGGCAAGAAGCTTACCTCACTCACCCTGGTGGAGCAGAAG GTTGCATGTTTGAAAAAGGGCCCCGGCAATTCTTTGACGACACATGTGTTGTTCCTGAAAAGTTCGATG gaGACATTAAACAGGAACCAGGATTATACCGCGAGGGGCCGACTTATCAGAGGAGAGGTTCTCTTCAGTTGTGGCAGTTTTTGGTAGCACTCCTTGATGATCCCGCTAATTCACACTTCATTGCATGGACAGGCCGAGGCATGGAGTTTAAACTCATTGAACCGGAGGAG GTGGCACGTCGCTGGGGGATCCAGAAAAACAGACCGGCCATGAACTATGATAAACTTAGTCGTTCTCTGCGGTACTATTATGAGAAGGGAATTATGCAGAAG GTTGCTGGAGAGAGATATGTGTACAAATTTGTCTGTGACCCGGAAGCTCTCTTCTCAATGGCTTTCCCAGATAATCAACGGCCATTACTGAAGACCGATATGGAACGGCACATAAATGAAGAGGACACCGTCCCACTGTCCCATTTTGATGAAAATATGACATACATTCAGGATGGTGGCTACTGTAATACCCATCCATATAATGAAGGATATGTGTATTAA